Part of the Elgaria multicarinata webbii isolate HBS135686 ecotype San Diego chromosome 5, rElgMul1.1.pri, whole genome shotgun sequence genome, aaagtaagtagttttttttaaaaaaaataaagggttccccgctccccctgcccctgatttccctcccacaatgtctgatgcctcccCTGCCCGTTTGCTTGTCCTCCCCCGCtctccatgccctgtccctgtccgccataCTCTGTCCCTGTCCGCCTTGCtctgtccctgtccgccatgccctgtccctgtccgccatgcccgtccccatctgccatgccctgtccccatccgccatgcctgtcgccatccgccatgcctgtcgctgtccgccatgcccatccccgttcttctccccccgctccccctgcccctgatttccctcccacaatgtctgatgcctcccctgcccgcttgctTGTCCTCCCCCGCTCTCCATGCCCTGGCCCTGTCCGCCATGCtctgtccctgtccgccatgccctgtccatgtccgccatgcccatccccatctgccatgccctgtccccgtccgccatgccatccccatccgccatgcctgtccccgtccatcatgcccatccccgttcttctcacccccactcgccatgccctgtccccgtccgccatgccctgtccccgtccaccatgccctgtccccgtccaccatgctgtccccgtccaccatgtcctgttcccgtccgccatgcccgtccctgtttttctccccccccccctctcctgccaggtccgctctttcccccggcctccatctccccccccctgtgatttccccccccccggcccgatgggcacagcgctcctatggaatgctgtgcccagtgtgtggcttctcccggctactcgcgagtaagtgagcagccggaaaaagccacagaccctgctaggccttccacagccccagcctcagcccggggctgcggaaaagccgggccataagcggatctgcttatcccggatcaagggaggacttagcccagcctgaccccaggatcccctgtgcgtcatctggatgcacaacatggagaccgggcctcacaccgcgctaactcctcgtctagcaatggcccaagttCATACATAGCCTTTTGATTCCACCGTCTGTGCTCTGGCAATATGGAGGATAGAGCTCATGCATTCAGAACCCACACATGAGGATGTAACATGGGTATAGGTCCATATGCAGACAGAACCTTGAATGTACAGTAGTCAGGCATagaaggggcggggggggtgaGCCAATGAACCTGTTTCCAAAACTAGTCagcacaataagaacataagaagagccctgctggctcagaccaagggtccatctaatccagcactgctcacacagtagccaatcaggcatcggccagggaccaacaaggcaggacatggtgcaacagcaccctcccacccaacatGGGTGcgcacaggcttcctgcctcgaatactggagatggcacaggCTACACATTTGGATCACCTACACAGAGATAATGTGCAGGGCTGCTGCCAGGGTTGCCCTCTCTGCTGggtaacctgtgtgtgtgtgtgtgtgtgtgtgtgtgtgtgtgtgtgtgacccttTGTTGGGCTTTCCCCGccttcccacccctgccttgcttttcttcttctgtgcGGTGGCAGGGGTGTTGCTCTCTCTCCCTGGCAGGCTGCCAAGGCTACGGGCGCGTGCAAAATACCACactgtcagactttgaagctgcagccacacaccatttttatttaaacgTTTTCCCCCAGCATAAGACTGGCAAGAATCACAGGCGCTACCTTTTGGGGCCCAGCAACAGCAGAGGAGCAGTGACAGGGTGGGCAAGGAGGCGCGTCTTCCCCCTTGCTGCTCCAGGGACCCCAAAGTTGACGTTTGTTTAATTGAGGTCATGCTGTCACTCTTGCTTTGAGGGGAATCATTTCAATTAAAACGGCGTGTGGGTGCAGCCTTGGCTGCCAGCATAGTATCTTCTCTTGCTAAGTGTGTCACGGCTTGCTGGTGTCACCACCGCTCCGGCATTCTTTGGGAGTTGTCCAGGCTGCAGGGTCCCAGACGTTCAGAGGTCCAATGGTAACTATGCCACTGGTAGCACATGGCAGAAACAAATGAATCAGAAGTACTAATAACTCTGGATTGTGGCCCATGTGTGGTTCTGTGCTTTATAACCTGTAATACATATACCTTATTTTTCCTGTACCTATTTAAGCCAATGGGATGTTACACAGAGAGACAAACAAAAGCTTACATGAATTGTTACCTAAAATTGAAGGGCAGTTTGATTCACTTGATTTTCCAGTGCAGGGGAAATCTGCACCAGTTTAGATTAGATTTGTGGAGGCTTTCATGGTGGTAGCCGCTGAAGACAATTTGTGCAGAAAGGCAGCATATGAATTATACACTCAGCTATGTTCTTCCAGCTATAGGAGAAGGATTTTAAACCAAAGGCAGAAATGGGAAGGTGGATGTACTGGAATTTATGGATGTACTGGCAGATGGGCTCCACTTGTGAGAGGTGTCCCCACCCTGTTTTCCCTGCACCatagttcaccccattcagcagggtcccttaACCCCCTATGTAGCATTTTGAGGGGGCTGGAGGGAATGCCATGGGGAAAAGAACCCAGTTTCACCAACCCAGTTTCACATAcctaaatctggatgcaaccctAGAGATACTGGGACCTGAAAGAGAACTAAGTCCAATGAACTAAGAAACACATAGgattatagtagagttggaaggggcatataaggccatcacgtccaaccccttgctcaatgcaggaatctaccttaaagtatgCCTGATAGATGGCTATCTGGCTGTCCatctgccccttgaaggcctctagtgtgggggagcccacaacctccctaggtaactggttccattgttgtagtgctctaacagtcaggaagtttttcctgatgtccaacctgaatctggcttcctgtaaccccttattccatgtcctacactctgggatgattgagaagagatcctggccctcctctgtgtgacaacctttcaagtatttgaagagtgctatcatgtctaccctcaatcttctcttctccaggctaaacctgcccagttcttacagtctctactcatagggctttgtttccagacccctgatcatcctcgttgccctcctctgaaccccctccagcttgtctgcatccttcttgaagtgtggagcccagaactggacgcaatcctctagatgaggcctaaccagggctgaatagaggggaaccagtacctcacgcgatttggaagctttacttctacAGAGCAAATGAGCGAAGGAATTGGGGTTATCTAACAAGTGAGAAGAAAGCTCTGGCATGAGGCAGATCTGTTTCCTTTGATAGGGTTTCTGGAAACTGGATGCTATTGTTACCAGAGCAGCCATATTATTTTTGATGGCCAATCACTTCCAAAGCTTTATACCCCAACCTTGAGAAAACAGCAAAGCTTTGCTTTGAGGAATAAGGACAGTGAGGATTTTCAGCCGGGgtgaaatcacgtttccttacagTTGCTCTGCCTCTTAGTTCTCTTCCTCATTTGAAACTAGCAAAAttacacagagaagagagcagcaaccatgtggccctactatttcaatgggacagcaccctctagagggcattttatagtgcaacctcccctgcacatggcaggaaatcctgacaaaacTGACCATAGCTCAGAAGAGTCCGATTTTctgagggtttttgtttgtttgtttgtttttgactctaaaactggggaaaggagtgggagatgtgcaggaggctgacgtcatcatcaaaatgaccctcaaacatgtcacgagtgtgctataaattgcttgtttaaagaagcccattgACACACAATCAGTAGATCTGGATTTGGCTATAAGGATGCAGCTGGTATAGCAGTCAAAGGGGAGACAAGTCCTGCCAGGAAAGGTTTAGCCTCCAGGGTGGTCTAATATCATAGTTTGAGACATTTGGAAGCATGGTTTGGGGGCATTcccacataacactaagccagaATTGCTCAATTATCCTTGTTTACTGTGACTGAGCAGTATGTTGATTCATGCAGCTCAATAGCACCCAGGTCACAGATGTTGGTAAATGGACTACAAGGAAGGCGGGAACCGTGAGGGAAAACAAGGGACAAAAATATATTTTACCCAGAACTATCTCACTTGCtaaagaacaaaagaacaaatATATTGACCAGTCAATATATTCACGACATTAAATATTAATTTTATCTGCATTTGTAATATTCTTCATTTGGAACTGGGAATTAACTGAAAGGAGACAGTTTAAGAGACAGTTTATTAACGGTTTCCCTACACATCATTTTAGTGCATCAAAATTTTAATATGAGCTAATATGTATGAAATCCCATATAATGCCCCTATTCCATTCACATTGGAGCTGCTTCAAGCAGGCTGTACAATACTGCCACTCAGAGTGTTCACGACATATTTGCTCCTTTCTCCTTGCTCACGCAATTCTCATAGGGAATCTAGTATAGAAGACATTTTCATAAAAATCAATATTTTTATTGAATTTAATGACAATTTTTCATCCATGCCTCCAAGTGGCAAATTCTGTAAGATCTCAGATATCTGGTTCCATATAAAGCATGTAAAATGAAGGGAAATCtgagcacttttttttaaagaacagaaaatgctttccctccccccccctttttttttttaagcaggaaGAGCCATCCAGACTCCTTTGTAAGCCCCCAGCCTGACTTCTGGATGTGTTCATTGCATTGTGCAAAGTGGGACAGATGGAAAATAAGGTTAAGCGTCCAGTTCTCACAGATGAAGAAAAGTGATTcattccttttttctctctctcttcccactgagtgtgagtCCTTGCTGGTTTCTTTGATTCATATTTAATTACAGAGCCCCAGCTGTGCCTTCCCGTAGTCTGCCTTCAAGGGGGGGTGCTGTTCTCAGCCTTGACCCTCTGTAGGATTGTGAATCTTTCAGGTAGGAGGCATAATACTCAACTTGCTGCTTTGTGATGAGcccttaaaaatgtttttgaaagggGTCAAGGACTGTCAGATGCACGCATACTCACATAAATATACCAGGGTGGTAGTGGTGGCGAGATTGACGCGTTATTTTAATAGCCAGTCGCTGCTTTGGACTGCAAAGAAAAAGTGTCCAGGACAGCTGAACAACGGGTACAGTGTCATCACATTAGTCAGCATGAGCAGGAAAGGCCATAAAAGTTGATGGAATGAAAAGGGCTCCCTGCCATGCATGGATGGTGGAGTTAGAAAATAACAACAGTAATTGCAAGCGGAGTTTGTGAGCCTTCTGCTGGCAGCCGTTATCCTGTGGCGATGTGACATGGTTTTCTATGATTGCAGGAGTGAAAGATGAGAGAGACCTACTTTGTGCTGCCTTAATTGTGAGATGTACGTTTCCCTGTCTGTGTCCTTTTAGTTCTGGATCTTTCTCTCTAATTTAAAGGAAACCAGCACCCTGACATAGGGTATATTCTGAAGCATGACAGGCTGATTTCCCAAACTGTTGGGCAAGTAAGCTGTCCCTTTAGGGAGGACAGTTCATAGCGCTAGGAGAAGGTAAGGCTACTTTACAGCAGATAGTTCTCTTGTAAATTTCTAATGAAGCTGCTTTTAAATTCAAGGCTGCATCCAATTTAATCAATCAGACTTCAGCAGGACACAAAACGGAAAATGCCTGATCACTTCCCAAAATAATTACAAGCATGTTACCCCCATGCTTCTGTTTTGTCCATGCACTGTCATTACTCAGGGGACAATCAGGGCCAACAGCCAGATTTTCTAGggcttgtgtgtcatttggatccaGGCCAATCACTAGTACAACACCTGCCATCCCAAATTGAATCCCTGGCTCTCTTCAGGTAGAGCAGGGTAAGGCTCCTGCCTTCCTGGAGAGCTGCTCTTGGTCAGTATAAATAACATACTGATGGACCAATAATCTGATTAATTATAAGGCAACTTCCCATGTTCCTCCATTTTTGATTTATGAATAGTAAGAAGCATATAGAAACTGGGCTGAATAATTCATTTGCTTTAGAGATGAGGATCTGAAGCTGGAAAGTTAGTCACTTACTCAAGGTCATTCTATACATCAAACCCAGCCgccacccccagccccagcccccactCCCAGACAAAACACACCTGCCACTGTGTTTCTGTGCCCACATGGCCTTAGCTTCCCTGCTGGAGAGATGGCCAGCCCAAGCAGCCCCTGTAGTAAGTGCACAGGAATATAAGGAGCTGCCTTATCCCAAGTCAATCCACTCCATTAGCCCATCTTGCTGAATGTTGTCTACACTGATAGGTGTAAACATGaatgggattgcaccctgaattggTTACGAAATGTCTGTGGGGAACCACCTGCCCCCACTGCTCCCATGTATTTGGGAGAAGTATGATGGTTTGATACTTTTTTAAAGGCTGCTGTGAGAGCTAAACATTTATTCTAAAGCATTTATCTTTCAGCTGTCTCCATGTGTGTTTGTATCATTTCTGTGGATGGGAACTAAAGACAAACTGCACAGTGGATGAATGTAGCATAAATAACGCCAGACCCACATAATTTCACTGCCTGTTGTTCCCATTGCCCCTGCTGAGAATGGCAAAGCTTCTTGGCTGAAGGCTGTGTGAACTCTGCCTATAAACCACTGTGTGCTCCGGCTGTGTGTCTGATGTACCTTCATGGCCCATAAACCGCGCCTCATAATCCCCTCAAGTCCCTGGCTTTTCTCTGCTGCTCTCCAATTTCTCTGGGCTGCTGATGCAAGTAGCTGCAGTGGCTGACACTCACCCAGCACGTTCTGGCGCTGGAGATTGATCACATACCGTCGGTACAACATTTCCCTCGGCGCTTTGCTGTCATATATTCTCATAATGCTGTAAAAGTAGCGGTTTTGGCCTCTTTTCAAATCCTGTCAGAACAAGGCCTGGACTAGTTATAGATGGCAAGCGGGCAAACAGCACCCTAAACCACCCACCCACTAAAACAACGCAAAATTAAAATACCTGAATCTGGGGCAACCCCAGagtttctttcctccctctttcatCATTGAAAAAGGCAAATGAATAACTAAGGCTGAGATGTAAAATAACCAGGGCTACAAACATTTGTCAGCTTCATTGAGAGTAAGCAACAAAAGTTTTAACTGACTAATTAGTTGGGGGCAATTGTCAGTGAAGGCAAATTTTAATTGATGAAGCTGTTACACTTGTTAATTTTTATTAGTTTTGGTTCTAGTGTGTTAAAAAAAAGTGAGTGCTGAGTAAGAGGAAAAGTGAATGGTAAGCTTATGTTATGTTATCTCACACATCCTTCAATATATCAAAAAGGCACCTGTACTGAGATTTGGTAAATTTTAATTCAGAAATAATCAATTAAAAGGGAAACTATCAATTCCGTAATCCTCTGACATCCGTAAAAATAACTATTTCCACTACCTAGGAGACTTCCAGCTGAGCGTCACCATGGGTGAGGGTGAAAGGTAGTAATGGGGCGGAGAATTGATGTCTTACTACTTGCTGTATGGGTTATGACGGACAGTGTTAGCATTCTCTTGTAGAATTATTTTTAACTGCACACTGCCCCAGGTACTTTGGTTCAGAAGCAGCACAATccgtaaaataaaattaaagtaaaTCAAACAAGCCAGGAACCATCCTCCAGTCCTGGACTCCactattggtggtggtggtgactgcAGTTCTATCTACTCTCTTTGCTAAGAAAATAGTTGGTAAATTTCCCCCCACCTTGAAAGTCCATCACTGCTCTTAcattataagctccatcacaccgaggggaaacacgctccctaccttcacttcttcgcctgtgttttccttccccaagttacttcctctttcaagaagaggcagtacacaacgagcacgaggcccactgagtccgctgttctaatggcgctgcttctcctgcacacagcaggagagagcagcaattccgtgtttaaaaatacatcagacttaaccagggtttttttgtcacacagggaaggccagaagggacggaAGGCACACGCAAGGCAGACAGCATCATATGAGGGTCCTGAGCAAAATCCATGAGtccccagtaacgagcgtgcaataaaacgctcgtcggatggagcttggAGTAAGACAGGGGTACAGTACCGCTTTCATTCCAAAGACCCAATTCCATGTTGGAGAAGTTCTTTGGGGTTGCACTCCAGTAGtgagtggagccaaaggcaaaagtggcaaaagcagaaatggcagcatattttaCCTAAAGGGCTCAATCTTACGTGATCCACCCTGGGTAACTGTAAGCCTCTACTAGGCAGAGCAAAAGGTGTCTCATTCCTCCTGCTCCGTATTTTCGCTAGATGgacaattttgcccatctagcagaggtttCGCGGGACAGGGGAGGGGGCTGGCGATAGCTGGAGATAGTTCGAATCCTCACATCCCCAGGCTTCTCCCCGCTCTGCCCTCAagaagcctccttttccccacctcCATACTCCGTTTTGCAAATGTGAAAAGGTAGCCAATGCCAGTTCTCTCTGCGCCAGCTACGAGGGGGCGGAGAGCATCGTTTCCTGACTCTAAGGTTCGAGCCCTGCataggggacataggattactccctaaagctcttactaccagtatcTAAATGTTAGGATTGACATGTCAATGTTTtctaatggggaaaaactgcacaaaagccaggaaaccaccaaacaatggtGAGAAAGTGGCCTGGACTTCTGAGGAACCCTTGAAGGCCTGAATTTGATCCCCAGGCCTGATGTTTTGCTCCCCTGATGTAAGAGAATATCAACCATATTGGAGCCTTGCTCTGTAATGCTCTATATTGGGCTGACGATAGTGGTTAACTGTCTTCTGTAAGCAATGAGGAACTCTGGGAACCAAGGGTGGAGACCCATGTCATCCTCTTCTAAGCATTTCTTCTAGGGAAATGTCTAGTTTACTTCATGACATCATAATCAGAGAAAGGGCTTGCTAATGAGATGGCCACAAACAGAAAACTAACTAAACCCACTCAGATACCTTCATTAAGGGGGAGCCCTGAGCCGATAAAGGCACCCGTATGCATGGGAGCTTAGAATAATGGCAGACGCTGGGATTTCCCACCCGGTCTTCTCCCATTCTTATTCTGTTTCCAAGCCTCAGGAGGTACAGCAACCTGTGATGGCAAAAGAAAAGCAAGTCAGTTTTGCTCTGCCCTGAGAAAGAATCATGGCTTCGTTTTCTGAAAACAGCTATGCAACTGAGATGATTCCGAATCACGATTTTTGACTTTGCACCAGAAGTGCCGTCAAGGGCCGGTTCTGTACGAGGTCGCATTGGTGCCTCGAGGGCTATCCTCATGCATTTGCACTCCTGCCAGGTCGTCCTCACGGCAAGGAGCTCAAATTGGGGAGGAGGGGCCGCCATCGCCCCTAgcgccccattcctccccctcccagttgtttcctttctcctccctgcTGCGGAAGAGAAGGCAGctgcggagggagggggagtaacGTGCCtcactccatttttaaaattactattttatgTTTAAAACGTGAAGCTCTGTGTAGGTGTGGAGGccatccagcagccattcagctgtGCCTTGGACTTCTGCAGCTAAATGCAGAGCCACACCTCTGGGAGCTTCAGGTGGGAGCAGTCCTGCCTGCAGACAGGCTGACAAGCAGGCAGGCAAACAGGCAGAGACAGGTTGGTGCTCACAGGGTGCTGCAGATGGTGGCCAGAgtccctcccccctgctcctgcCCCTGTTCTCCAGTTCTTTAATTcctttttcaggtttttttaCATGTTTCTGCGATGCTCCTCTGGTCTGCGGAGGCACGAAGGTGGTCCAGCAACCATTTACCCCCTCCCCTGTCCAGCCCatgatgaccaatcaggggtcaccatcagcTGGGGCATAACTCTGCCGCAGCTCCGAAGCCaggtgacagatggcagatgccgcCGTTGCCTCACTCCAGTTCGtagggctgttgcactcatgtcttgggGCAGgcctacatgaagggtttgccttGGGGTGGCTTCgtagtagcggcacgtcatctacatgatgcagccgccattgtgaagccacctgggggcaaaccctggaaactccggaGACTTGTcccagcccatggcaccccctgattggtcaccatgggctggacagggaagggggtagCCCTGcgcctctgtaaaaaaaaaaatgaggggaggagaggaacaggaacgttcctcctcccctttttaattttattatctgaatctgcacagctgtgcaggtacagataataaaaatacgaagggaggaatgggcagctagagggaagtcagagggaggagaggtggttcaccgAGCATCCCTctccttgcatcctcctctggctgcctccccCCTCGcccctacatttttttaaaaaaaatgtagctgcgcagctgcacagatacagataataaaattaaaagggggagcGGAACGGCACCATTCCTCTATTCGTATAGAGTGTtgaaagttcacacttgcgttccttcccatgcaggtgctgggaaggaacgcaagtgcaggagccaggcacctcgCAGAGTCAAAGTGCCGCCGTCAAGACGGGGGCCTGGTtgtggcatctggttggccatggtgtgaaacAGGAGGCTGAACTCGATGGACCTTTATTCTAATCCAGTTTATGTTCATATATTGCAACTGAATCCAGCCTCTGTCTGAATCTCTTTGCGCCAAAATTGTGTCCCTGTTTTATACAGTGCGAGTGAAATGGAGCCAAAATGGCAGTCTTCTCTTTGCACAATGGGCTATTCCACAAAAAATGATTATGAACAACAtcattttgtatttgtttaattaaaaTGGGTTCTACCTATGCAGAGTGATAATTCAAAGGCTTTTCAAAACCATCTTGTTTTATGTTAGAATTCAGAGAAACAAGCCATAAACAGGacctaaatttattttttaaaatagcttaGTTTAATGGAGAAATACACTTTGTACAATCTCTGTGCCATGGAAGGCTTAAGGAACCAGAATCACATAGCAAGAAATGACTCCCTGCTCAGTCTAAACAAGCCCCTTGCTTGCTGCAGTCCTGTACTGTACAATACCCCTCCACCACCAATTCAAATTGTTTCCAATATCTGTGGGAGTCCGTGCTAAAATATACATCCATAACACTGGATTGAATTGCAAATGTTTAGCCACTGCCTCCACATAGCTGAAATTTGAAAGattcaatataaaataaaattcatccaTCACTGACTCACCCCGGGAATGCAGAAGCACTG contains:
- the FAM216B gene encoding LOW QUALITY PROTEIN: protein FAM216B (The sequence of the model RefSeq protein was modified relative to this genomic sequence to represent the inferred CDS: deleted 1 base in 1 codon), whose translation is MAAPPPQFELLAVRTTWQECKCMRIALEAPMRPRTEPALDGTSGAKSKIVIRNHLSCIAVFRKRSHDSFSGQSKTDLLFFCHHRLLYLLRLGNRIRMGEDRVGNPSVCHYSKLPCIRVPLSAQGSPLMKDLKRGQNRYFYSIMRIYDSKAPREMLYRRYVINLQRQNVLGLITKQQVEYYASYLKDSQSYRGSRLRTAPPLKADYGKAQLGLCN